AGAATGACTCGCAGTCAGAAAATTCTGAAGGGCAATCATCTGAACAGCTGATGATGCTATCTGCTGCCGCAGCATCTTCTGGTTCAGCGGGCAAGTCAATGAAAATCATGGTCGAAATCCAAGGTCACAGTTTCTCATTCTTGATTGATTCTGGCAGTTCTTCGTGCTTCATTGATCAGCACGCGGCCCAGTTACTCTCTGGAAAGAAACAGCTCGATGTCTGATCCAAGTCCAGTAGCTGGTGGAAAGATTTTACGCTGTGATGAAGGGTTCTCTGAATTGCAGTGGTCCTCGCAAGGGTACCAGTTTTGTGACTCCTTCCGTATCCTTAACCTGCAGAACTATGATGGCATCTTGGGTCTTGACTGGTTAGCAAAGTATAGTCCTATGTTATCTCATTGGGCTCAACAGTGGATAGCGTTCCAAGCTGCGGATCAGTTAGTTGTGTTACATGGTGAGGATATTCCTGGACAGACTTATGCTATGTTGGAATTGCATATCGTTCGTGAAGCTCCTGATGAGGCAGTACCGAAGCTTCGACCAGATTTGCAATCTCTACTGGATCAGTTTGCTTCGGTGTTTGACGCTCCTACTGGCCTTCCTCCTCGAAGACAATATGATCACCAGATTCCTCTCATTCCAGGAGCTCGTCCTGTGTCTATGCGGCCCTATCGAGTAGCTCCTGAGTTGAAATCTGAAATTGAGCAACAGATCCAGGAACTGCTGCGTTTAGGGGTTATCACCCACAGCAACTCACCTTTTGCGTCTCCGGTCCTTCTTGTCAGGAAACAGGACAAAACCTGGCGATTGGTTGTCGACTATCGCCATCTGAATGCTCTTACTGTCAAGGGAAAGTATCCTCTGCCTGTTATCGATGAATTGCTTGATGAGTTGGCTGGTGCACGATGGTTCTCAAAACTAGACCTACGAGCTGGCTATCATCAAATCCGTTTAGCTCCGGGGGAGGAATTTAAAACTGCCTTTCAAACGCATAACGGTCACTATGAGTTCAAGGTTATGGCGTTTGGTTTGACTGgagcccctgctacttttcagtTTGCTATGAATGCATCTTTGGCTCCTGTACTCCGTAAATTTGCCTTAGTGTTCTTCGATGATATACTCATTTACAGTGTGACATATGAGGATCATCTCAAGCATGTGGAGCAAGTATTGAGCATTCTCAGTAAGGATCAATGGCAGGTGAAGCTTTCTAAATGTGCTTTTGCTCAAGAGAAGATTTCTTACCTTGGGCATGTGATATCAGCTTGTGGTGTTGCGACTGATGATTCCAAAATTGAATCCATTCGTACCTGGCCAGTACCAACCAATCTCAAAGAGCTGCGAGGGTTCTTAGGCATTACCGGCTATTACCGTAAGTTTATTCGCCATTATGCAATCATCAGCCAGCCGCTCACTGCATTATTGAAGAAAGGGTCGCTGTATGTCTGGACTGACAGTACTGAAACTGCCTTCCAAACCCTGAAATCAGCACTTATGACAGCTCCCGTCCTTGCCTTGCCAGACTATAAGCTCCAGTTCGTCGTGGAAACTGATGCTTGTGACATAGGAATTGGAGCAGTCCTGTCTCAAAATGGACACCCTCTTGCTTATGTGAGCAAATCCTTGGGACCCAGAAATCGTACACTGTCTGTCTATGAAAAGGAATATTTGGCAATCTTGCTTGCGGTGGAACAGTGGCGTTCATATTTGCAAATGGGGGAATTTGTGATTCGCACAGATCACAAAAGCCTCACTCATCTCGATGATCAGCGTCTCCATACTGATTGGCAGCAAAAAGCTTTGACCAAATTGATGGGCTTGCGATGCGAGGTCGTGTACAAGAAGGGCAACCTGAATGGTGCTGCAGATGCCCTGTCGCGCAAGCCAGTGCATTCTTCAGAAGTTTATGCCGCTATGACAGTCCAGCCGACTTGGCTTGATAAGGTTGTTGACAGCTATAGTCAGGATCCGTTTGTTCAAGAAAAACTGCAGCAATTAGCCGTTGACCCGTCTTCTGCCACGGATTATTCTTTTTCAGATGGCTTGCTTCGTTATCAAAAGAGAATCTGGGTGGGTCGTAATACATCGTTACGGCAGCAAATTGTTTTGGCATTCCACAGCAGCCCCTTGGGTGGCCACTCAGGCTTTCCAGTTACTTATCGCCGCTTGATTTCTCTCTTCAAATGGCCAGGCATGAAACAGGATGTTAAGACCTTTGTCAGCAATTGTCACATCTGTCAGCAAGCTAAGCCTGAGCGCACCTTGCCTGCTGGGCTGTTACAACCCCTGCCTGTGCCTTCGGGTCCGTGGGCGATGGCAACAATGGACTTCATTGATGGGTTGCCAACGTCTCGCCAATTCAACTGCATCATGGTTGTCGTCGACAAATTCTCTAAGTATGCACATTTTATACCTTTGAAGCACCCATACACTGCTGCTACCGTGGCTGACCTCTTTGTCGATTCTGTCTACCGTCTTCATGGCATGCCCAAAATGTTAGTCTCTGACCGTGATCCAGTCTTTACTAGCAAATTCTGGCAGGGAGTTCTCAAGGCTACTGGTACAGAACTGAACATGAGTACTGCCTACCACCCCCAGACAGATGGTCAAACAGAGCGTGTCAATCAATCTATTGAATGTTATCTTCGCTGCTTCATCAGTGCTCATCCCAACCAATGGTCTAAATGGTTGAGCCTCTGTGAATTCTGGTACAACAACAATTGGCATTCTTCTGTGGGAAAAACTCCCTTCGAGGTAATATATGGACGACAGCCTCGTTTCTTTGGCGTGACAGCTTCTGACAGTATTGCCGAGGAAGATGTGCAGTCTTGGCTGTCTGACAGGCAATTGGTGATTGCTTCTGTTCGGCAACATTTGTTTCGTATGCAGCAACGTATGAAACACCAAGCTGACAAGCACAGATCTGAGCGTTCCTTCTCTGTTGGTGACGAAGTATTCTTGAAACTTCAGCCGTATGTTCAGTCATCTGTCGCACGTCGAGCTAACCACAAGCTCGCGTTCAAGTTCTTTGGTCCGTTTCCAGTGATTCAGCGCATTGGTGAAGTTGCCTACAAACTGAAGCTTCCTGATTCGAAGCGAGAATTCATCCTGTCTTCCATGTTTCACGGTGAAACCTTGTATTGGACCCAAGCATCGAGTGCGCCACAACTTCCCGATGCCGATTCTGTCTTCCAGGTTCCAATTCAAGTCTTTGCGGCGTCGTGTGCGTCAAGGCTGGTCTTCGCACGGTCGTCCAAGTCCTCGTACAATGGAGTGGAGCTCCGACTTCGTCCGCTACATGGGAAGATATGGAAGAGCTTCGACGGCGTTTTTCCGCATGCACAGCAGGGACAAGCGAGGGTGAACAAGAGGGGAATGTCGAACCTTTGGTAACCCAAGGGGCAGCCACACCGTTCTTTGGGCCTCCGGATGACAAGGAGAAAACCAAGACCAGGCCCACGAGGACGCGCAAACTACCGGGGTGGGCTGCTTGGGCGCGATGGGCCAAGTGAGCATGTAACGTGTGTGTGAGTGGAGTCTCCTGTACTTAAGGCACTGAGCGCGGCTAACTCGGCTTGGATCTTACGAAAACGATGAACACGACTCAGTGAGTCCGTGCGGTAGAAGGAGAGAATAGGCTGGATCTTAGATCGGCTTGATTCAAACCTCTTCCTGTATCTGTGGATCGAGAGATGAAATAGAAACTTCCCTAGTACCTTACATGTACGGTCCATATTTAGGGGCACTTCAAAGTGCCCCAATAGGTAGCCAAAGTACCCCTAATTACTTTTAGAGGCACTATGAAAAGTACCCCGGATGCTTGTGTCCCTAAATGTATTTGGGGTACTTTGAATGAAATGCCCCAAATACATTTAGGGGCAGTTTGGAAAGTGCCTCTAAATGTTTTTAGGGGCAGTTTGAAAAGTGCCTCTAAAGGTTTTTAGGGGCAGTTTGAAAAGTGATTCTAAAGGTTTTTAGAGGCAGTTTGAAAAGTGCCTCTAAAGGTTTTTAGGGGCAGTTTAAATTTTGCCTCTAAAGGTTTTTAGGGGCAGTTTAAATTTTGCCTCTAAAGGATTTTAGGGGCAGTTTAAAAAGTGCCTCTAAATGTTTTTAGAGGCAGTTTGAATTTTGCCTCTAAAGGGTTTTAGGAGCAGTTTGAGATTTGCCTCTAAAGATTTTCAGGGGCACTTCGAGTTTTGTCTCTAAATGTTTTTAGGAGCATTTTGAGATTTGCCTCAGAAAGTCTTTAGGGCCAGTTTCAGAACTGCCCAAAAAAGCTTTTAGGGGCACTTTGAGATATGCCCCAAAACACAATTAGAGACAACTCTAAGAATTGTCCCAAAACACAATTAGAGGCAAATCTAGGAAAATTCTTCAATATAACAATAAAGGCAGATATAAACAACAATGAATGCACATAATCCAAATACATATACATAATCCAGAATTCTATATATCACGTCATAACAAATCATAATACATGTAACTTCACATCATTCCAAATATCAAGTTTTCAACTAAAAGTTGAAGTAAAAACTGCAACCTTCCAATCATGACATAAACAATGCCACCGGTAAGGCCTAGAGCGAACTGAATTGCTTCCGGGTATGTGCCACGACCACAACATGATGAACATTTGAACTAGAAAAGAAACAACAAATCAGTAGTTTACTCAAAATACAGTACATCCCAATTTTTATTGGCAAATACATGACTTGCATATCATAAGAACATATTTTACAAAACAACAAACTTGTGACTGGTCAAAACAGATTTCATAGAATAGTTTATTTACAACTTCACTTCACATAGTAGAATATTGCTCTGAGAAAAATGAGACCAAACAACCTGGTCTTTGTTCAAGCAAGTGTCATCGTCAAGAACTGTAGATCCACAAAACAAATCAAACAACTAATATTCCCATCGAAATGCAGAGGAGCAATTATATATCGGTCATTGTATTCACAGCAGATGAAAACATCGAGTGATTTTACAGTAATGCAATGAAATCTGCCGAGACAGTTTAACCTATAACCAAAACGGTAGTAAGATAGAGCAGTAAAACTGAAGCAATTATACTCCAATTATAGTCCCCTAAAAGATTGTCAACTATCTACAATAAAAATCAGAAAATAAGTTACAAATCTGAAGGTTCTAGTCATTTCTGGTATACCATTTCAAATTGTTGTTTGATCACGTCATGCTTTTTTGAGAAGATTTTTTAGCAGCAAACTTTGATCAGCTACACTAAAAACACAAGCAACGTTTGTAACACACCATCATGCACATATTCCAATTTTTTGTTGATGGAATTAGTACAACACATTAATCACTGGGATATAATTTCAACTCTAAGAGCATGCAAAGAACAGTAATCACTGGGATATAATCTCAACTCTATGAGCATGCAAAGAGTAGATGGACCAGAGAAAAAGATATTCAGATATTACTAAAGAGCAGGTAATTATAAATCTCACACATATACAAGTAGAATTAGTAGGCACATGTACAGTCTCACAGCATATTCTTCCTATCACGCTTTGTTGTTCAGACATTAATTTCTTTTCCCATGTTTCCCAAAGAAAGGCAAAGCACGACCTAATTAACATgcttccaaaaatataaataatcGCAGTTGGTTGTATGCACAGGAACAACCAAAGACACACTGCCATATTTACCTCCAGAAACAACAAGCAATGCGCCAACAGAACTGCATGTAGCAAATACCTTATTTGTACCCAAGATATCAAGTCCAGCTATCACCATAACTGTAGGACGTCAAGAATAAATGTGCCAATTAATATCAAGTACTGAAGGATGATTCCAATAATAGATAATCATTTGACACAAGCTGTTATTGGTCTAATGTGTGCACAAACAATTATTCAGATTATTTAACATTTGAGTTTATGTAGAGTGATATCTTGCACCACGAAAATGAATGTGACACTCATTAAGATGGATCTTTCGAGCCAGTGACTCAGCCGCTACTTTTAACTTTGACAGCAGAGGctacatctctatctctatctctactataTAAAAAAGAGGAACTTGTTCTGTTTCCTCCGGTCGAATGTTTCGTCCTACATATTTTTCATATGACCATTTTACCCTCCCACCGCACCCCTCCAAATCAAAACGAATCCCATCAAGCCGAAACCAAATCAACGAATCCCATGTCAACAGACCCTAGCGCAGTGGCAGCCATCGCGATGGAGACGGAATCCTCCGCCGCGGCGCACCTCCTCCTTAGCCCTCCCGTGATCTGCGACGCGCCTCCCTTCGCCAGATGCCGCCGCTGACGGCGCACCGGCGTCGTACTTGCCTGCACTCCACCGGGTTTTTTTCCTCCTCCACTCCACCTACAGGTTTTTCTGGGTTTTTTTCCTTTCGTGAAAGGCGCTGAAACCACGCTCGGATATTTCCCTCCTCCGTCGCCTTTcttccgccaccaccgccgcatcCATCACTGGCCGCCGCCATCGATTGGCGCTGCCACGGCGCTGATGAACTCCCCCTAGTCCCCTAAACTGGAGTATCCCTCAAAAATTAGATCGTAGACAAGAGCCATAATATATGTACCATCACCACCGAAGAGAGTTCTGTCTTTTCTTTCCGTCGCCATGAGGAACAAGTAAACCTTCAGATTTGGATACCTTTGCTTTTCGGTGACTCCAATGAAATACTCAATTCTACTTAACACACTTATATTCATCACGTTTATTTTGGTTTACATATCTCAACATGTATTCTTGATTTACCAGGGCTTGCATTCTGCACGGACTATCCAGTGTTGGAACTTTATGAGGATGACATATCTTATCATGCGCATGGTCTAGACTTTATGGCCTGAGATCAGGTATCTATACTATTAACGTTGCCATTTATGAAATACAGGTAAATCAAGTAAGTTTGTATTATTATATGTGCGAACCGATAGTATTCTCCCtattcatttttatttttattttcatgGAACTTGATGTACATCAAGCACGTTATTGGATAGAATATATAACCATGAAGGGCATATGGTTTTCCCTTTTATGACTTCTTTTGTTATTCAAATAGTTAACATTTTACATTTGTACTTATAACTAACTGAAGTAGAGTTCGTATTTATAGGAACAGTTCAGGTATATGCAGATGTCTTAGTAACATAAGTTGTGCTGCCAAATTAGCAGAGTGCTTACCAGAACTAACCTCGACTATTTGTGGCTTGTAGTGCCACTGTCACACCGTCCTTATCTCTCCTTATGTCGTTGCAGCCAGCAGGACACTGTCGCCGCAGTCAGCAGTACCATGCCATCGAACCGTTGGTCGACTCGGGCCCGTCTTCTACTGGCCTCCTGTCTGGCAAGTTCAAATATAGATAAATAACCCCTTCTTTTGTTAACTGGGTTGGCTTTACAAGTTAAGATTTAACTAAAATATTTTCTCACAAGAGCAAGGAAAATAAATTAACAATGACTTTGTTATCTAAACATGTAGAATAATGTTCTGTCTTTGAGTGTATTCACTTATCTATAAATAGGTTTCATGTCTtggtcatcatcactctcatcatcatCACTGTCTTCATCCTTCTTACTATTTCCAAAGATTGGTTTCGCAGGCTCAATCTTGACTTGTTTTGGCTTCTTGTCCTTTGCTTCAGCTTTGGCTTCATATGCAATGGAAATGGTTACAGCCCAAAGTTCGAAGACATGTGTGCAAAAGAAATGCCAATGAATAAAAATAGAAACAAGGGAGAAGTCTGAATACCATTTTCCTTGGTGGCTGGAACAATTTTCTCCTCCACCTGTTCATCTGAAACTAAAACAGACCACTTGTTAAGTCATCGCACACAGGACATACACTGAACACAATAGCACTACTATGATATATGCATACCTTCAGATTCTTCTTCAGAGTCAAAATCCATCTCGTCTCCTTCGGCCGGCTGGAAAACCATGTACCCAGAGAAGAAGACACTGGAGGACTTGGAGGTGTGCGAGAGCTCAAACTCCTTCTCGAAGACCAGGTCGAACGGGACCTGGGGGAACTTGTCAGTAGACAGGGTCCCGATGGAAAGCTTCTGGTCGTCCACCTTCACGAAAATGGTCGCCTTGTCGTCTTTCTTGACCTCACCAAAGGCACCCTACCAAGAGAAACAGAACGGAGAGGAACATCTCAATGACCAGCTAAGATAAGGCACAATTAAAACTCATGTACACAGCTTGGCAGTTGCAAGAAGAAACTAGCGATGTGCATCTCAGTGACCCAATAAATTGCATTCTCGTCACAGAGAGAAGAAATGAGGGATGTTGAGCAAACCTGAGAGATGTGCAGGAAGTGGTCATCTTCAGGTGAGACCTTGACCGACTGTCCAGGCTTAACCTCGATGCCTGCACAGAAATTAGTTAGGAGGCCCAGCTATATACACATTTCAGCTTTTATACAAATATAAAAATTGCAGAAATGGAACATAGTCAGGTCTCAGATGATTATGTTTGACCAGAGAGGATTTCATGGAAAATATTTTAGGGGTGAACGACATGTACAGATGAAAGGGGAAAATTGAAATAAAAGGGAAAATAGATCGAAAATATAAGTCATGGGGTATGTTTGGGCTTGTTGGGGGCAGTAATAAAAAGGTTTGTTATAGATTCGCACAGAAAACTAGAGGATTAACATGAACGGTAGCCGCACAGAGAAGAACAATATCAGGGAGATTAGAACGGAACCACAGCTACGAACGACGAGTTGAATCTAGCGGTCTGCTGGTTAGATCGCAGGCAGAACAGTTGAAGGCATGCAATTTTATCATCATACACAACAGCGgtagcctaggatttgacgattCCGCCGTGATCCCATAAACTAAACACGGACGGGGTCGTAAATCGAAAACGAAACGGGTCATGCGAGATAAATGGGGGAGAGATGTGTGAGCGTTACCCCAGAACTCCATTGgaacggcggcggcgggtggcggcgacCTGGGAGGAGGAGAGGCGGCCCTGGTAGGGTCAGACAACAGCGGCGCCGAAGGCGGCCATCAACGGCCGGGAGAAGATGGCGGCGGAGCCACGCCAGGGAGCGCCGGGCGTGAGCAGGAGCAGGGCGGCGCCCGCGCGTAGGGCGGCATCGAGGCGGCGGGTGAGGGCGAAGCCTCACCGGGCAGCAGCAGCGACGAGCGGCGGCGCGGGGGTTGGCCGGCGATGGCCAAACCGACCAGCGACCGCTAGGGTTTCTAGGTTCGGGGGCGGACGAGGTAGAGCTGGAAAACCAAATCGAATTGGGGAAGGATACAGAGCTCATCGAGGCGGACGAAAGCCCCATCTCGCCGGCGCTGGAGAGGGCCGGAGGCGGCCAGGAGagagcggcggcgcggccaggccatggagaGCTCAACGAGAGGAGGAGAAGACGGCGAGAGTGAGGCCGTGAGGGGGTGGGTCGACTCGGGGTTGACCCGACCGAGCCGGATCGACTCGGTCGAACCAGGTTGGGCCGGGCCTGGTTGGCCAGGCCATTGGGCCAACCCAACGGACAATTTGGTCTATTTTTTAGGAAAAACCTTTTAAACATTTAAGTTGTTTTAAAAAAACACAACCAATAAATAAAAGTGAGTATCAGCAAATGAACTCTATAATAAAAAGTAATTTAAAACAAATAATTTAAAATCAAAAGAACGATAGTATGAATTTTCCTCTAAATTTTAGAAGACcaattttaaatcttaaactatTAAGACCTAAATTCTAAAAATATAATTTTCTTGTTTCTATTTTTCACATCAGGAAGTAAATATTGCTTTGTATAAAAATTTCATATAATACAACAATTGTTTCTTTGTGGTTATGTTTAATCATATGAAAACCCTAATTGATCATTATTCTACATATAATTTCAAAACCTAGAAAAGAATTAAAAGATATACCCTTATTTCAACTACTATTTAAAACCCTTaattgcatttaccttatttatCATTTCTTTTAAATGATAAAAAATGATATAAATGCCTGACTCAATAATAACTTGAACTTAGGATTTACTGAATTCAATTTGCTAATCAATTTATTATATGAcaaataggaaatcataattccaTAATTCCAAATGCAACCCTAATTCTATCGCTGAACCAGAGCATAGCTCTCCATTATCTACCGTGCAACCGTAGCGCTCCATTATACAATCCGATTTGAGCAGGACTACATACTGTAAACAGACATGTCCATGCATAAATTAATTACCTGGATAAACAAACATTGTAATTTTTTTACATCATCTCCTGAATCTCTCCAATTCTATTGTTTTTAGGTGATAGCCGAAATGACTTGTGTTAGCTGTGAGAAACCTTCTGAAAGTTGTGGTCGTGCAGAGAGGAAAACAACAAGTTTCAATGTTGTCGTCGTTCCTGCATTCCTACACGGTGTGGTAAGAATCTAATGAATTAATAGACATGAATGTTGAAACTGTGGTTTGCATTCATTGTGACACAGTAGCCAATCATATTATTTACAACTGAACACTATTTGTTTACCTACAGAATGTACCTTACTCATTCAGAGAGAGATTGAACAAGTTCACGAAGAATTAGCTAGTTTACGGGACACCCAATTTCCGCAAATATGATTTGGTCCTGAGAAAGGATAGGTTGAGGACATATATTTGTGGTCCTTACTGGACATCTTTAATTAGGGCTTATGATATAGAAGTGGGAATGTTGTGCATTTCGAATACAATGAAGATTCTCTTGATGGATTGTCCAACTTATTCAATGTTACTATTTACAAGAACAATATTGAGAAAGATTTAGTTGAAGAAACTGGTATATTCTTGCTCAACTTCATGGTTTTAAATTTAGTATGGTTGCTCCTGTAGCCATTCATTTATGTTACTGAACTTGTATTACACCGATTTCTGCAGTGGTTGGAGATATGTCTAGTTCCATACGAAGCATCATGTACAAAATTGTATTCTCAGACATCAATTCAGTTACTGAGCAGGAGATGGCTGCCATTCTTTTTGGAATCTACAAAGATGTTTATGTCACCGAACATGAATTCTATGAACTAAATGATCAGAATAAATTTTGAGTGCACAAGATGGATGAGGATAATCAGGAATTTGAAGCCTTGGTAAGTTTTTCTGGTTTGGTTTGTGCTATTAGCTAATTATTCTCATGTTTTCATGCATTTGAATGCAGTAATTAGATGCTGACAACTTAGTCGTTGCTCTCATGTTAGTACATGCCTAGTGAGGATGTGGATGGCTACATGTACCCAGTTTTTGGAAAAGCACATCTTTCAAGAAATGGACAACCCCTAGAAGGAGAAGAAGACTTCATTGACTGCATCTATAAAATTGAATGGGACCTTGGACATATATGCTTTCACCATGGTTGGACAGACTTTGCTTCTGCTACTCACATTGGAGTGGATTCAACTGTTTTGATCAAGATATATACAATGCATGAGTACATAGGTCTCAACTTTGTTGAGATTATCAACTAGTGGGGGCAACTAGCTAGTTCACATTATCAAGTAAACTTGTTCTAGTTTAATGTTCTACAGTAAACTTGTTCAAATTATCAAGTAGTTTGAATTATCACCTAGTTTAGCTTCAAATTATCAAGTAGTTTGGATTATCACCTAGTTTAGCTTTCAAGTTCTATGTGATGGTTTGTAGGAATTTAAGTGTTTGAATTATCTGTTTCTATTACCAGATGTTTATGTCTGTTGTTTACACATAATTTGTTGTTTTTAACTTTGTTTGAATTTGTAACTAAGCACTTGAATTTGGCGGTGGAGGCCGTGTGTGCGTTGCTGGGCTGACTGCCTGCGCGGCTGTGCTTTGGTCAGTAGGACTTGTCCCTTTTGGATGACCTGGAAGGCTGGAAGCCGTGGCATCCCCATCTTGTCTCTACTTTGTTTCATGAAAGCTATTGTGCCTATCGTCCACTCTGCTCTGTAGCTTGTACGATTGCAGAGTAATTGTATCCACGGAAATGAGCCAACAACTGGCTGCCGGATTTCGTCCCGTCCGTAGCGCTTCGGAAGTCACTCTGGCGTGGCGCTGCTGGATACTTCTGATCAATAGGAATAGGAGGAAAAAAAGCTTATGATGAGCATCTATTGGATGTTAAACTCAGAAACAtccttttcaaaattttaaaatgcCGAAGAAACCGAACTTGGGTACATGAGAGTGAGCAGGagaggtgataacccacaagtataggggatcgcagcagtcttcgaggatagtataacccaaatttattgattcgacacaaggggaggtaaagaatacttataagccttaacaactgagttgtcaattcaaatttactggaaaagcactagcaacagggtgatgtgaaagtagcgataatatgagagcagtagtaacgataacacagcgataatagcaatatgagagcaatggcaggaaaatagttgatactacgtcCAATGccctgtagaacaagtatatgatgatgagatatggaccggggttcccagcgatctacactagtggtaactctccaataagtgacaagtgttgggtgaacaaattaca
This region of Lolium perenne isolate Kyuss_39 chromosome 2, Kyuss_2.0, whole genome shotgun sequence genomic DNA includes:
- the LOC127333143 gene encoding histone deacetylase HDT2 — its product is MEFWGIEVKPGQSVKVSPEDDHFLHISQGAFGEVKKDDKATIFVKVDDQKLSIGTLSTDKFPQVPFDLVFEKEFELSHTSKSSSVFFSGYMVFQPAEGDEMDFDSEEESEDEQVEEKIVPATKENAKAEAKDKKPKQVKIEPAKPIFGNSKKDEDSDDDESDDDQDMKPIYR